Proteins from a single region of Trichocoleus sp. FACHB-46:
- a CDS encoding AMP-binding protein, with amino-acid sequence MYTQLKPDTVTAIFESQVQRTPDGVAVVHHDQQLTYRELNAHANQLARYLSARGIGAGQLVAIALERSLDLITAILGVLKAGAAYIPLDSTLPKDRIISILSDANPILLTTQELAAELGGFSTHSGLTIHLMT; translated from the coding sequence ATGTATACACAGCTTAAGCCTGATACCGTAACGGCAATCTTTGAGTCCCAGGTTCAACGAACACCTGATGGTGTGGCTGTCGTCCATCATGACCAACAACTCACTTATCGTGAACTCAATGCCCATGCCAATCAACTTGCTCGTTATTTGAGTGCGAGAGGGATTGGGGCAGGACAACTGGTAGCGATCGCCCTAGAGCGATCGTTAGACTTGATCACCGCGATTTTGGGCGTTCTCAAAGCTGGAGCCGCGTATATTCCGCTTGACTCAACACTGCCTAAAGACCGGATCATCAGCATCTTATCTGACGCAAATCCAATCCTGTTAACCACACAAGAACTGGCAGCCGAGTTGGGAGGTTTCTCGACCCATTCTGGGTTGACAATACACCTCATGACTTAG